In the bacterium SCSIO 12741 genome, AATTCTCGCAGTTTTATGCGAATCCGGTATTGATTAATCCTGCCTTCATTGGGAATACCATCCAAAGTCGATTTACGGCGAATTACCGAAACCAATGGGCTGGAGTGCCGAATTCAACAGGATTTACAACTTACGCCTTTGGATACGAACATAATATGGAGAATTACAACAGCGGTATCGGCCTTCAATTTCTGCACGACCGTGCGGGAACAGGAGCGCTTCGAACTACGACTGTTATGCTCGGGTATGCCTACCGAATTCGGGTAACCCGTCATTTTTCCATCAAGACCGGATTACAATTTGGAGTTGGGAATCGCTTTATTGATTTTAGCGAACTCACCTTCAACGATCAGCTTCAAACCGGATCTAATGTTTCCAGTGCTGAGGCCGATTTTCGTCAGGCAGCACGTTACTACATGGACATTAATGTGGGGGCTATTGGATACACCCGGATGTACTATTTCGGAGTGTCGCTTTTGCACCTCAATCGACCAGATATTTCATTGCTGGGTAACGGGGTAAGAATTCCAGTTAAGTTTCACCTTCACGGGGGCTACAAAATCCCAGTAAAGCGTGATATCAAAAAGCGGATCAAATCTGAGGTAACTATTGCGGCTAACTACAAGCACGAAGGAAACCGGGATCAGTTGGATATTGGAGGGTATTTTAACTACAAGCCCGTGATGTTCGGATTGTGGTACCGCGGAATTCCACTTAAAAATATCGAACCTCAGTTCATCAACAACGATGCTATTGTTATTCTGGTAGGCTACAACAAAGATGGATTTGCCCTCGGCTATTCCTTCGACCTGACGGTTTCTAAATTAACCGCTGCCACCTCAGGAGGAGCTCACGAAGTTTCGGTAAAGTTTGAATTTGCTTCCCGCAAAAACCAGCGTAAACGCCGCCGAAGAAGCCGGTTTATGATTCCTTGTCCCAAGTTTTAAGTCCAATGGTTATTGGAAGCATTCTGAAGGTTGAACGTTTCTACTTCCACACTTATTCTTCAATCCAATAGTTGTACTTCGTATAGCTGTGGTAAATAGTACTGTTGCTAAACTGATCGCGGCACTTCCGGTAGAAATGGCATCCGGAAATTCTATCCTGATCGTCGTACTCGTATTCATACTGATTTTGGCATTCAAGATTCGATTCCAAACAGGAGAAATCGGTTTCACTGGTTCGAAGCAAACTGCCTTGAATCTTTAAGATTCCCGCTCTAAAATTGTGCAGGTTTACCAAGGACTGATCTTGGCCATGAGCATACAACCGAAAGCAGACATAGTCACCAATTTTCTTCTCCTCACGCACAAGCTGGTTGTTTAGGTAAAAGTACTTATGGCTTTGTTGGCTGCGCTCGATAAGTGAATCTGTCCCCGCAATTTGGTAAGTGGTTTCCGTCCATTCGGCAAGCCGGTTGTTTTTGTATTTGTAGAGCGCTTCGGTGTAGCATTGTTTTTGACTGGGGCAATCAAAATAGTACCGGGATTGGCGTTTAACCTCTCCTTTAGGGTTCAGGTAATAAGTGACTTCAGAAGATTCATTTTTACGCCAATCTCTGGATATTTCTACAATAGAATCCTGGTGATAGGTGAAAGCAACTTGAAACGCCAAGGTGCCATTTTCGGTAATTTGTAGTGATTTGATTCGGCCTTCTCCATCCAGTACATAGTTCTGTTCGCTTCGAAGATCTATCGGGAGACTGGCCATGGTCAATTCCTTTTCGCAACCCCAGAAAACCA is a window encoding:
- a CDS encoding type IX secretion system membrane protein PorP/SprF, with protein sequence MRIGIVIATLLLVWIQGRAQDAQFSQFYANPVLINPAFIGNTIQSRFTANYRNQWAGVPNSTGFTTYAFGYEHNMENYNSGIGLQFLHDRAGTGALRTTTVMLGYAYRIRVTRHFSIKTGLQFGVGNRFIDFSELTFNDQLQTGSNVSSAEADFRQAARYYMDINVGAIGYTRMYYFGVSLLHLNRPDISLLGNGVRIPVKFHLHGGYKIPVKRDIKKRIKSEVTIAANYKHEGNRDQLDIGGYFNYKPVMFGLWYRGIPLKNIEPQFINNDAIVILVGYNKDGFALGYSFDLTVSKLTAATSGGAHEVSVKFEFASRKNQRKRRRRSRFMIPCPKF